The Bos indicus x Bos taurus breed Angus x Brahman F1 hybrid chromosome 10, Bos_hybrid_MaternalHap_v2.0, whole genome shotgun sequence genome has a segment encoding these proteins:
- the LOC113899430 gene encoding olfactory receptor 4K14-like, producing the protein MDKRNLSVVSEFMLLGLCQSWNKQVLLLLIFCMLYLIIVSGNIVIMILIITDPRLHSPMYFLLANLSFVDMWLSSVTTPKMITDFVRENKTISFGGCMCQILFVHFVGGGEMVLLVVMAYDRYVAICKPLHYSTIMNLQKCIGLVVTSWTIGFVHAMSQMAVIVQLPFCGPREIDSFFCDIPLVIKLACIDSYNLGILMNADSGVLAMTCFILLLISYTYILLTVHQSSKAGTSRALSTCTAHITVVVLFFGPCIFIYVWPLSITWVDKFLAVFYSVITPLLNPAIYTLRNKEIKNALKRFRGYYLHSKKNINA; encoded by the coding sequence atggataaaagaaatcTGTCTGTAGTGTCAGAATTCATGCTTCTGGGACTTTGCCAGTCATGGAATAAGCAAGTCTTACTCTTACTGATATTTTGTATGCTATATTTGATCATTGTATCTGGAAATATTGTCATCATGATCTTAATCATCACTGACCCCCGTCTGCATTCCCCCATGTACTTTTTGTTGGCCAACCTGTCCTTTGTTGATATGTGGCTTTCTTCAGTAACTACTCCTAAGATGATTACAGACTTTGTCAGAGAGAACAAGACTATTTCCTTTGGAGGCTGCATGTGCCAGATCCTCTTTGTGCATTTTGTTGGAGGGGGTGAGATGGTGCTATTGGTGGtaatggcctatgaccgctatgtggccatctgcaagccactCCACTATTCAACCATAATGAACCTGCAAAAGTGCATTGGGCTTGTGGTGACTTCCTGGACCATTGGCTTTGTGCATGCCATGAGTCAAATGGCTGTGATTGTGCAATTGCCTTTCTGTGGCCCCAGGGAAATCGACAGCTTTTTCTGTGATATACCACTGGTAATCAAGCTTGCCTGCATAGATTCCTATAACTTGGGAATATTAATGAATGCTGACAGTGGGGTTCTGGCCATGACCTGCTTTATTCTGCTGCTGATATCCTACACATATATTCTTCTTACTGTTCACCAAAGCTCTAAAGCTGGTACATCTAGGGCACTCTCTACCTGCACTGCCCACATCACAGTGGTGGTGCTCTTCTTTGGGCCCTGCATCTTCATCTATGTGTGGCCACTCAGCATCACCTGGGTGGACAAATTTCTTGCTGTGTTTTACTCTGTTATTAcacctcttctaaatccagccaTTTATACCCTgagaaataaagagataaagaatGCTCTGAAGAGATTCAGAGGCTACTACCTACATTCCAAGAAGAATATTAATGCCTAA